Proteins found in one Xenopus laevis strain J_2021 chromosome 1L, Xenopus_laevis_v10.1, whole genome shotgun sequence genomic segment:
- the tgm1.L gene encoding protein-glutamine gamma-glutamyltransferase K — protein MARHEERKKSFWQKLCPCCCGDKSQNNQDNPMRPVVKPDGPPTSPFPTPSPTPSIGGALKVESVDLLKQRGGETRRAHHTDEFEYDELIVRRGQPFKICVTFQRAFNPKSDHISVVLQMANSQPITLQQVNEFDESNWGCQVAEVSGCNAYLWLNTSAQAPVGLYQMNVKTNSGGESNSNLKVYILFNAWCRMDSVFLDNEAWRQEYVLNEIGRIYYGTENQIGERSWNYGQFDKGILDACLFLLDRGRIAPGSRGDPITVTRVVSAMVNSMDDNGVIAGSWSGNYGDGVNPVAWVGSVDILLRYHQTGNPIKYGQCWVFGGVTTTVLRCLGIAGRTITNFASAHDADGNLTFDIYFDENMKPIEEKNCDSVWNYHVWNDCWMTRPDLPAGYGGWQAIDATPQETSNGIYCCGPCPVLAIKNGQTNIKYDAPFIFAEVNSDKICYQRMPNGQFKKVLVEERAVGHCMSTKAVGSFGREDITYLYKYPEGSAEERNSVRSAAGYSNKPMASVDAEGTSDVVMTVESQDGVIRGSDINIRVILKNNSNSRRCVSLSMAVGVMYYNGVCKESFKNETKEVLVNPGEGKAVGMLISYAEYSKHLVDQGAMMLTVSGIVKETGQRLAKQHTFRTRTPDLVIKVQGDAIVGQQIVAEVVFKNPLNTTLHNAVFHVEGPGLQRPKVIPFGNIEPLQTVTVTEHFTPRRPGPRQFIASLESNELSQVHGVIEVVVQSS, from the exons ATGGCTCGGCACGAGGAGAGGAAAAAGTCCTTCTGGCAGAAGCTTTGCCCATGTTGCTGCGGAGACAAAAGCCAAAATAATCAAGACAATCCTATGAGACCAGTAGTTAAACCTGATGGACCCCCTACTTCTCCTTTCCCCACACCTTCTCCTACACCTTCCATAG GGGGAGCACTGAAGGTTGAAAGTGTGGATCTGTTGAAACAGCGTGGAGGAGAAACACGCAGAGCTCACCATACCGATGAATTTGAATATGATGAGCTGATTGTGCGTAGAGGTCAGCCCTTCAAAATTTGTGTTACTTTCCAGAGAGCATTCAACCCCAAGAGTGATCACATCTCTGTTGTGCTGCAAATGG caaattctcAGCCAATCACCCTTCAACAAGTTAATGAATTTGATGAAAGTAATTGGGGATGTCAAGTAGCCGAGGTCAGTGGTTGTAATGCATATCTATGGTTGAACACATCAGCTCAGGCTCCGGTGGGACTTTACCAAATGAATGTGAAGACTAACAGCGGAGGAGAATCAAACTCCAATCTCAAAGTCTATATCCTCTTCAATGCTTGGTGCCGGA TGGATTCAGTCTTCTTGGATAATGAAGCATGGCGTCAGGAGTACGTGCTTAATGAGATTGGCAGGATATATTATGGCACTGAAAATCAGATTGGAGAACGATCCTGGAACTATGGACAG TTTGATAAAGGAATCCTTGATGCCTGCCTCTTTCTGTTAGACCGTGGTCGTATAGCACCTGGTTCACGAGGAGATCCCATAACTGTCACCCGAGTCGTTTCCGCCATG GTAAATTCAATGGATGACAATGGTGTGATTGCAGGAAGCTGGTCTGGAAATTATGGAGATGGAGTAAATCCTGTTGCCTGGGTTGGAAGTGTAGACATTTTACTCCGATATCACCAAACTGGAAACCCAATTAAATATGGACAGTGCTGGGTGTTTGGTGGTGTCACGACTACAG TCCTACGATGTCTTGGAATTGCTGGACGAACCATAACCAATTTTGCATCTGCTCATGATGCTGATGGAAACCTCACATTTGATATCTATTTTGATGAGAACATGAAGCccattgaagaaaagaactgtGACTCGGTCTG GAATTACCATGTGTGGAATGATTGCTGGATGACACGCCCAGACCTGCCTGCAGGATATGGTGGTTGGCAGGCAATTGATGCTACCCCTCAGGAAACCAGCAATG GCATTTACTGCTGTGGTCCTTGCCCTGTACTTGCCATAAAGAATGGACAGACCAATATAAAATATGACGCACCGTTCATCTTTGCTGAG GTAAACAGTGACAAGATCTGCTACCAGCGAATGCCAAATGGTCAATTTAAGAAGGTTCTCGTGGAGGAGAGAGCAGTTGGTCACTGTATGAGCACCAAAGCAGTTGGCTCTTTTGGACGGGAGGACATTACTTACCTGTACAAGTACCCAGAAG GATCAGCAGAAGAGCGTAACTCAGTGAGAAGTGCTGCAGGCTATTCAAACAAACCAATGGCGTCTGTGGATGCTGAAGGAACAAGTGATGTGGTGATGACTGTTGAGTCACAGGATGGTGTCATCAGGGGAAGTGACATCAATATCCGAGTAATACTGAAAAATAACAGCAATAGTCGACGATGCGTGTCCTTGTCCATGGCTGTTGGTGTCATGTACTACAATGGAGTTTGCAAAGAATCATTCAAAAATGAGACCAAAGAGGTGTTAGTGAATCCTGGAGAAG GAAAGGCAGTTGGGATGCTGATTAGTTATGCAGAGTACAGTAAGCATTTAGTGGATCAGGGCGCCATGATGCTCACTGTGTCTGGAATAGTAAAAGAGACGGGTCAGAGACTTGCCAAACAGCACACATTTAGAACAAGGACTCCAGATCTGGTCATCAAG GTCCAGGGAGATGCTATCGTTGGTCAACAGATAGTGGCAGAAGTTGTATTCAAGAACCCACTTAACACAACTCTACACAATGCTGTGTTCCATGTGGAAGGGCCAGGTCTGCAGAGGCCCAAGGTTATACCATTCGG taatATTGAGCCTCTCCAGACTGTAACCGTCACAGAGCACTTCACACCTAGACGTCCTGGTCCTCGACAGTTTATCGCCAGCTTGGAGAGTAACGAATTGAGCCAAGTACATGGAGTCATAGAAGTAGTTGTACAATCCTCCTAA